Part of the Candidatus Glassbacteria bacterium genome is shown below.
GGCACCGGGCACCGCCGGCAGCGCTCTTGCCGCCGCCGCCGCCTGGCTGCTGCGCGATCTCTGGTCAGTCCCGCTGGCCCTGGGCCTTTCGGCTATCGCCGCCGCCGCCGGAGTTGCCGCCTGCAACCGGGCCGAACGGTTCTGGGGCCACGACAGCGGCCGGATGGTGATCGACGAGATAGCCGGTCAGTGGCTGACCCTCTGCCTGGTTCCGCTGAACGTCACAACAATTTCAATCGGGTTCCTGATTTTCAGGACGCTGGACATAATCAAGCCGCCGCCCGCCCGCCACGCCGAAAGTCTGCCGGGCGGCTGGGGCGTGATGGCCGATGACCTGGTGGCCGGCGCGCTGGGAGCCGTGATTCTGTGGGGAGTGGTGCGATGGATGTGATGATCCTCTCGGTGGGATCGGAAATACTCAAGGGCCGCACGGTCAATACCAACGCGGCCTATATCGCGGGAAAGCTCTACGCGGCCGGGTTCAACGTGGTGCAGGAACGGACGATCGCCGACGGGGAACGCCTGATCGGCCGGGCGCTGGAGGAATGTTTCAACACGGCGGATATCGTGATCGCCACCGGCGGACTGGGACCCACCCGCGACGATGTCACCAAGCCGGCGGCCTGCAGATTTTTCAACCGCAAGCTGGTATTCGACCAGAAGTATTACGACCGGCTGGAGCGCTATTTCAGGCGGCTGGGTTACGACGGGGTGCCGAAACGCAGCTACGGCCAGGCCGAGGTCCCCGAAGGCGCCGAGGTGCTGCCCAACAGCCAGGGCACGGCGCCGGGGCTGATGCTGGGTGACGGCAGGCGTCTGCTGGTTTTATTGCCCGGCGTGCCCCGCGAGATGAGTCACCTGATCGACGAGGAAGTGCTGCCCCGGCTGGTCGAGCGCTACACCTCCGGGACCCCGTTCTCCGCCGTGGTGCGCACTGTCGGGATCGGCGAAAGCACGATTGCCGAGCGGATCGAGGAGGAACTGGCCGAGGAGGAGCGCGAACTGCTCAACTACTACCCTCACGGCGGATTCGTGGACATTGTCGTGGCCGCGGCGGGCGAGGTTAAGCCGGCACACGGCGAGGTGGTCGCGAAAGTGGCCGGGCATGTCCGCGGAGTGCTGGCAGATCACGTCTACGCCACCGGGGAGAAAGATATCCGGGAGGTGATCGCCGAGCACCTGACAGCCGGGAACCAGACCCTGGCCGTGGCCGAAAGCTGCACCGGCGGCCTGCTGGCGGAGACTCTCACCAACATTCCCGGCGCCAGCACCTGGTTCGCCGGCGGTGCGGTTACCTACTCCAACAAATCGAAAGAGACCCTGCTGGGCGTGCCCGGTAGCCTGATCGAGCAGCACGGGGCGGTCAGCGAGCAGGTGGCCATCGCGATGGCCCGGGGCGCGGCGGAGAAGTTCGCCACTCAGTGGGCTGTCGCGATAACCGGAATAGCCGGGCCCGGCGGCGGAACCGAGGACAAGCCTGTGGGCACCGTGTTCATCGCGCTGGAGACCCCTGTCGGCCAACGCTGCGAACGCTGCGCGTTCAACGGCAGCCGCGGCCAAGTTCGCCACAGGAGTACAATCAAGGCCACTGAGTTGTTGTGGCGGGCTTTGAGGCGGTTATCTGAAAGCTGAGCAAGCAAGCCCTGCCGGCTGACTCTGGTTGCGGAAATCGGCGACGAGACCCCGGAACTCATCCTTACCCCGGTGAGCGGCGAAGCTCTGATCTGAGGCCTGGTTATCGAACCCGTCGAGTGAAATCCCTTTACTTCCTGAAGCTAAAGTGGTACGTTTAGTTGCGCACCCGGGGCGATGAGGGCGGGCAGGTTTATCGCTGACATTGCTGGTATTAAGTCCCGGTCGAAATTTGTTATAGAATCAAATACCCTAAGATTGCCCGACGCCAACTGGAGATGTCCGGGCGATGGAGGTGGAAGAAAATGCTGCCCAATTTAGGCTACGGCGAAATGATCCTGATCGGTTTCCTGGTCCTGCTGTTATTCGGCGCCAAGAGGCTGCCGGAAATCGGCTCATCGCTGGGTAAGAGTATCAAGATGTTCAAAAAAAGTATCAAGGATATTCAGGAAGACCTTCCCAGCGCCGACGATCTCGAAAACGACAGTCCCAGGCCCCGGCCGCAGAACCAGAGCCAGAGCCAGCAGAGCAACTCGTATACCCAGGAGTCGCCGCCCCAGGACAGTTCGCCGGAACATACCAAGGACTGAGCCGGCTGTGTATCCTGCAGTGATAGTGTTTTTGATTCAACGCCGGGCCGCGCGCTGACCGCCGGGTAAATACCCGCGGGCACCGGCCCGGTTTTTTTTGCCCTATCGTCCCTTCCTTTTTCGCTGAACAAGACTGACACGATGAAAATTGGCCTGATCGGATACCCGCTGTCCGGCAAGACAGCCGTGTTCAACACGCTCACCGGCCTTCACGCCCGCACGGACAGTTTCCACTCGGCTGGCAAGCAGGCCAATGTCGGCCTGATCAAGGTGCCGGACGTGCGGATCGACGAGTTGAGCGCGATATACAAACGGAAAAAAACGACCTACGCCGAGATCAATTTCGCCGATTTCGCCGGGATCAGCGCCGACTCCGGCTCCGGCGGGTTCGACTCGCAGTCTTTGAGCCTGATGCGCCAGCTCGATGCGCTCGCGTTCGTGGTGCGGGCGTTCGAGGACGAAACCGTCCCGAATCCCCGCGGGCGGCCAGACCCCGTGGCCGACGTCACCGGGATCGAGGAGGAACTTCAGCTGGCCGACCTGATCGTGGTCGAAAACCGTCAGCAGCGCCTGGGCAAGGAAGCCAGGCAGGGCACGAAGGAATACGAGCTGCTGGAAAAATGCCGCGCCGCGCTGGAGGACGGCCGGCCACTGCGGGATATCGGCCTCGGCGGCGAGGAGGCCAGGGCGCTGACCGGGTTCACCTTCCTCTCGCTCAAGCCGCGGCTGATCCTGGTCAACACGGGCGAGGACGCGCTGGACGACGACCGCGGGGCGGGCGAAAAGTTCGACAACACGATCACTTTCTGCGCGAGTGTCGAGCAGCAGATAGCGGAACTTCAACCCGATGAGCAGCAGGAGTTCCTGGAGGCGATGGAGATATCCGAGCCAGCCCGTCCCAAGTTCATCCGCGCGGCATACGGGCTGATGGAGCTGATCAGTTTCTTCACGGTGGGCGACGACGAGGTGAAAGCCTGGACGATCAAGGCCGGCACACCGGCCGTGGAGGCCGCGGGCAAGGTCCACACCGATATCCAGCGCGGGTTCATCCGCGCCGAGGTGGCCGCCTACGACGACTATATCGTGGACAGGGACATGGTCAAGCTCAAGGAGCGCGGAAAATTGCGACTCGAGGGCAAGAATTACGTTGTACAGGACGGAGACATCATCAATTTCCGGTTCAACGTCTGAGCCGGAGCACTCCCCCCCACCCCCCGACGGGAGCCTGGCGATGAAGACCTGGATCTGCGTAATCTGCGGATATCGCTACGACGGCGAGGAGCCGCCGGAGATCTGTCCCGACTGCGGCGCGCCGAAAGACAAGTTCGTGGAGCTGTGAGGTCACGGCAGGCGAGTAAACAGGCTGGCCAAATGGCCTGCCTCTTTGTTGCTATAGAGCCACTGTAATGCTGCTGACTACGTTCGCTTATATTAAGAACTAGATGATAAATATTGACACAATCTATTAACTGAAATAATTTGAAATTACCTGCCATCTAGAATATAACATTTGGTGGAGTGAATACGAATATTGTCTAAATTTGACAAAAACGGTTCCGATAATTATATTAATAACAGTTCTTCATCCCCGGTTGTGCCTTAGGGCCACCGGGCTCCCCCGGGTTACGATCCGGGGGTTTTTATTTGTCATATTCTTAGCTACCCTTGTTTTATACTTAGACGCACTACTGTCCGGTTAAAATTTAAGGGACAGAGCTATTTGAGGTTGATTAGGTTTTAGGATTTTAAGTTTATCGAATTTCATTCTTAGAACTTCAATGATATCAACGTGTTCCATCAATGTTTCTCCGATAACACGTGTCAGCTCGTGCATGGAATAGGCATATCTGGTCTGGAACTTGATAAAGGCCAGCAGCAGATAATAAATCATCGCGGCCCAGATTTGAGTCATCACTGCATTTTCGCTGGTTCCAAGGAAAGTTTTGATTTTCAAGTTTTGCTTGATCCATTTGAAGAATAACTCTATCTGCCAGCGGTGTTTATAGAGTTCTGCGATGGTAGAAGCCGCCAGCTTGAAGTTGTTGGTGATAAAGACCAGTTCTTTTTTCTTGTTGCTGTCGTAGAAAGTGATCAGCCTCAGTTTTTCAGGATAGTATTGTTGTTGATAGTAGCCTGTTAGGCGTATAGTCTGGTCAGAGATTACGCCTTTGTTTTTAGGCACTTCCTGCTGTCCGGTAACTTCGTATTTAAGGTTCTGTTTCGCCCTGGTGATAAAGGATACCCTGTCTAACTCGAGAGAGTAGAACCAGTTGAAGTCGTAATATCCCCGGTCCACTGTGATTATGCTGTCCGGTAGCAGCTTTGGAAAACCATATCTTTGATCCTTAACAACTTTTACGTCATGGCATCTGCCATCTGTGAGCGTGATAAATGAAGGCAGACAGCCGTTTTGATCAAGCAGAGTATGAATTTTCATGGCCCCTTTGCGCTTGCGGTAACTGGCCCAGGGAAAGGCCGACAAACAAAGCTTGACCAGCGTGGAATCCATTGAATAAAGCGGATTCTTGAACCTGAACTTATGGCCCGGAGCCAGGCTTTGACATTTGCGCAGAAATTCGTAAAACACATCCTTATAAATATCCGCACTGCGCTTGCAGTTGGCATCCGCCAGTGTGCTGCGGGCCACGCTCTACAGGCCAAGGTGGTACCACTTCCGGCGCTGGCTCCCCAGGCTGATCGTTATATCCCGCAAGCTTTGCAAACCCCTGGCCTGAGAGTAAAGCAATACTATAAGCTGTTGCCAGCAGCTAAAACTCTTGGTGTATCTGTCGCCTGTGTAACGCTCAACACTCTGCTTGAAACCATGACCAGAAAGAAGTTGCATAAGCTGACCAAATACTGTATTCCTTCTCATAGGGCTAATCCTCCATTTCTTTATTGGTATTTGACTCCTCCAAGCCAAATCTAATAAGAAGGGGGCTTAGCCCGCTTTGTTTTTATTTTAACCGGACACTACTGACTTAGACGGAAGGATAAAACGATGCAAATGATCATAGAAGAATTAAAAAAAGGTAATCATTCCATAGTTGACTATTTCGTAGCGGCCGAAAAAAAATGGCCAGAGATACTATGTTTTATCGAGAATCTTACCACAGAAGAACTAGCAGAAAAAATATCTGATCGCCAATCGGAATTTATGCTAGAATGTGGAGGAGATACACTTGGCAAAATTATAATGGCTTGGAGTGGATTTGCACATTTTTATTCTTGTCAGGAAGGATTTGGAGATAATGCAAATGGGCGCTACGCTTATAAACTTGCCCAAGCGTTCCAAAAGAGCAGATGCAGTGTTGAAGTGAAAGATACCGCAAAGCAAGCGGCTAATATATATGGCACCAATGATTATGCTTGAGTTTTAGTTATCAAAAAGTGATTTTTTATTCACCCTTTGACAAAGGGGTGTTAAGATACGAAGAATTATATTCGATCAAAAAACTAATGAAATAAAAAAAGGCAGTCCAAAAATGGACTGCCTTTTTTTATGCGGCCCGGTAGCGGAGCAAGGCTCAGAACACCGAGAGCATCAACACGATCCACAGCGAAACCGCCCCGCCGGCCGCCATTACCAGCACACCGTAGCTGATGATCTTCCTGTTGCGTTTTACCATCAGGTACGCTCCCGTAGCAACCAGCACCAGCATGGCCAGCGCACTGAGGTCCATCACCGCCGACCAGACCAGAGTCCAGCCCCAGTTTTTTTTCTCTTTCAGGCCGCTGTGCAGACCGGCCAGCTTGTGGAGGTCGCGCAGGACGAACCAGCCGTCCGTCCTGGTCCGCTTCAACGAGCCGGAGCCGCTGCCCAGCTCGAGGTTGATATCGTAAATGTGGCCGGGCCGGTGCGCCATGACCCGGAGCTTGTTGTTCTCCGGCTCATGGACGAACAGGCTGATCTCGCCTTTCAGGCCCAGTTGCGCCAGGATCGCCTTGGCTTTCTCCGCGCTGTTCCCCGCCTGCGGGACCTCGATCTCGATCTGCTCGACAGTCTCGACGCGCTGCTCCCATGTTTCCCACAGCGGCCAGCGGTGGTTGAGAATAAAACCGCTGACAGCGAATATGATTAAGGGAACGATCAGGATCAGGCCCAGGTAGATATGGATTTTTTTAAGCAGCGGTTCGAGTCTCATCAGCCTTCCCGGTCGAGTTGCCGTTTATCACTCAAAACGAAATTATCAACAGGCTGGTTCCTTGCAAGTATCTTTGATCAACGCCGAGAGCGCCGTTCAGTCCTCCAGCACCCGCAGATATGGTAGAGCTATCGCCCCATACAAGCAAGACAAATTACCCAGCTTGGAAGTAACAATTTTTGTGGTATTTCTTTTTACTTTGTATTTGTCGACTGTCTTGTGCATGGGTCCGGCGAAAAAATCCCAGGCCCGCGCCACGGAGCCGCCGACAACAACGATTTCCGGGTTCAATACGTTCACCAGATAGGCCAGGCCGAAACCCAGCGCCTCTCCCATCTGCGCAAAAATCTCGCGGGCCAGAGCTTCACCGTCTGCGGCCCTGGTGTGGATCTCCGCGCCCGTCAGTTTATTTCCGCCCGCGCGAAAATACTGCTCGGCCAATGCGGTGCCGGAGACCCGGTCTTCGAGGATCCCGTCCCGATAGGGCGCGGTCCAGATTTCGCCGGCGCAGTCATTTGAACCACGCAATAAACGGCCGTCGATTGCCACGCCCAGGCCGAGGCCGGTGCCCAGTGTGATCCCGCAGCAATCAGCGCAACCCACGGCCGCGCCATGGCGCATCTCGCCGAGCAGGAAACAATTGGCGTCCTTTTCCATGGTAACAGGTAAGCCGAGACGCCCGGCCAGCTTCCTGGCGAGAGGATAATCTTTCACAGTGGGCAGGTTAGGCGATTCGTCGAGCAACCCCTTTTTGTACTGGATTGTCGACGGCACTCCGATCCCAAGGCCGGAAACGCTCCCGATCCTGCATCCGTTGCCCTCGACCGTAGCCAGAAAATTGTCCGCGATCCTCTCGACCAGCTCTGCCGGAGCGAGCTTAACCGGCGTGGGAGTTTCAGTTCGTGAATCGAGAATATCGCCGGCTGCGGAGAAAAGGGCGGAACTTATTGTTGTACCGCCCAGATCGACAGCACCGAGCAGCTTGTTCGATGTCTGATGTCCCATGTTCGTTCTTCAACTCCCCTTACTCCGCAAGGAGCATCAACTCCACGGTGCGGAACTCGATCGGATGGCTCTCGGCCTGCAGCGAGATATAGCCGCCGTCGAGCATCAGAGCGCTCCCGCCCTCCAGCAGCCGCCGCGCGTCCTCGTCGCTGTCGTCCAGTTGGGGCCGGGTATACTCCAGCACAACCTGCCCGTCGACCTTGTGCCGGATCAGCTCGTTGCCGCGTACCTCCACCTCCACTGTTACCCACTGGTCACCGTGATAGGTTTTGCTGCTGGAGTTGAGGCAGTGCTGGGTCCAGAGTTCGCCGTCCAGCACCACGTGGGTGCCGGGCGTGCAGAGATTGGCGGTCTGCCGTTCGTTGACACCATCTCCGCCCAGGAGCTGGACCTCGACACTGACCGGGAAATTCTGCTCCACCCTCATGCTCTCCGGGCTCTGGCAGTGGACCATGATCCCGCTGTTGCGAAACGCCCAGCTCTCGCCAGCGGGGCACTGTTCGCCCACGAACCGGTATTCCACGCGGATCAGGTAGTTCGAGAACGGACGGTCGTAGAAAATGTGGCCGAACCTGTTGCCGAAACTGTCGTAGCGGTCGTAGGCGACTTTCATCACGCCGTCCTCCACCCGGAACGTATTGCCGAAATTGTCTCCCAGCTCGCTGCCGGCCAGTTTCACTTTCCACCCCGAAAGGTCCCGTCCGTTGAACAACTGGATCCACTCCCGCGCCTGCTCCTGCTCTTTTTCCGGCGACTGGCTTTGGCCGCAGGCGGCAGCGGCGGCAATAACAAACGCGCATACGACAGCGACAACACTCCGCAACGGTCTCATCATGACTGCCTTTCTCGAAATGTCGGTCGATGGACTGGCTCGCGAAAAAGCGGCGAGGCCTCGGATTAAAACCCCTTGAATCCCTCTTTTTCCAAAAGAGGTTATATGGTCCTTATTCAGTTATGGGAAGCCGGCCTACATTCCCCAGAGATGGCTCGTATTAACCGGTTTACCCTGCAACTTAAGGTAATAAAACAGTTGAGTTTTGTGCTGATTCAGGTGAGCCACCATCTGCAGGAAACGATGACCCAGGATCATCTCGGTCGGGTCCCAGGGCGCACTGGCGGTCTGGCCGGCCAGCTTGTCCTCATCGCATTCAGCCAGCATATCGAGGGCCAGTTGCTTATCTTTCGCCAGAAGCTCCTTTGCTTCCCTGACACTTCCTAGACTCGGCAGCTTCTCTGCCGGTGGCAGCATCAGCTCGGGGGATAAATCTTCAATATCCGTGCCTTCAGGCATCCCCCAATCACCGGTGATAAACCCGCGAATTGGCTGGCCGCAAGCGGCAGCGATGTGCATGAGAAGCTGGCCGGTNNNNNNNNNNGGTAGTCATCCAATTATTTTCAGTGGAAGGCTTCCAGTCGAGAGTGTCGTCAGCAACCAGGTCCAACAGCCCGTCAGTCACTTTGTAAGTATACTCGATCTCGTTGCTCAGCAACTCTTTCCAGCTCATTGTATTCTCCTTATCATCATTTCAATAAGTAATGGACCGCCCGGATGCCCCCCGCGGGCGGGGGGTGGGGCTGTGTTGCGCCCAAACCTACCTTAACTTCTCGTAGGCCGCTTTCATCAGCGCGGCGTCTTGCTCCAGGTTGGGGCTTTCGCAGACCACGGTGCCGCCGACTCCGAATTCTTTCAGCGCCTGCAGCAGTTCCTTGTATTTCAGGTCGCTTTCGGTCAGCACCAGGTGACGGCGCTCCCCCTTGGCGCTGTACTCGATCCCCGAGACATGGATATGCAGCCGGTCGAGATACTCCCGGCCCAGCCC
Proteins encoded:
- a CDS encoding phosphatidylglycerophosphatase A, which codes for MNFLTKLVASGLGTGFSPVAPGTAGSALAAAAAWLLRDLWSVPLALGLSAIAAAAGVAACNRAERFWGHDSGRMVIDEIAGQWLTLCLVPLNVTTISIGFLIFRTLDIIKPPPARHAESLPGGWGVMADDLVAGALGAVILWGVVRWM
- a CDS encoding competence/damage-inducible protein A is translated as MDVMILSVGSEILKGRTVNTNAAYIAGKLYAAGFNVVQERTIADGERLIGRALEECFNTADIVIATGGLGPTRDDVTKPAACRFFNRKLVFDQKYYDRLERYFRRLGYDGVPKRSYGQAEVPEGAEVLPNSQGTAPGLMLGDGRRLLVLLPGVPREMSHLIDEEVLPRLVERYTSGTPFSAVVRTVGIGESTIAERIEEELAEEERELLNYYPHGGFVDIVVAAAGEVKPAHGEVVAKVAGHVRGVLADHVYATGEKDIREVIAEHLTAGNQTLAVAESCTGGLLAETLTNIPGASTWFAGGAVTYSNKSKETLLGVPGSLIEQHGAVSEQVAIAMARGAAEKFATQWAVAITGIAGPGGGTEDKPVGTVFIALETPVGQRCERCAFNGSRGQVRHRSTIKATELLWRALRRLSES
- a CDS encoding twin-arginine translocase TatA/TatE family subunit: MLPNLGYGEMILIGFLVLLLFGAKRLPEIGSSLGKSIKMFKKSIKDIQEDLPSADDLENDSPRPRPQNQSQSQQSNSYTQESPPQDSSPEHTKD
- the ychF gene encoding redox-regulated ATPase YchF, which encodes MKIGLIGYPLSGKTAVFNTLTGLHARTDSFHSAGKQANVGLIKVPDVRIDELSAIYKRKKTTYAEINFADFAGISADSGSGGFDSQSLSLMRQLDALAFVVRAFEDETVPNPRGRPDPVADVTGIEEELQLADLIVVENRQQRLGKEARQGTKEYELLEKCRAALEDGRPLRDIGLGGEEARALTGFTFLSLKPRLILVNTGEDALDDDRGAGEKFDNTITFCASVEQQIAELQPDEQQEFLEAMEISEPARPKFIRAAYGLMELISFFTVGDDEVKAWTIKAGTPAVEAAGKVHTDIQRGFIRAEVAAYDDYIVDRDMVKLKERGKLRLEGKNYVVQDGDIINFRFNV
- a CDS encoding IS4 family transposase; translation: MARSTLADANCKRSADIYKDVFYEFLRKCQSLAPGHKFRFKNPLYSMDSTLVKLCLSAFPWASYRKRKGAMKIHTLLDQNGCLPSFITLTDGRCHDVKVVKDQRYGFPKLLPDSIITVDRGYYDFNWFYSLELDRVSFITRAKQNLKYEVTGQQEVPKNKGVISDQTIRLTGYYQQQYYPEKLRLITFYDSNKKKELVFITNNFKLAASTIAELYKHRWQIELFFKWIKQNLKIKTFLGTSENAVMTQIWAAMIYYLLLAFIKFQTRYAYSMHELTRVIGETLMEHVDIIEVLRMKFDKLKILKPNQPQIALSLKF
- a CDS encoding DUF4372 domain-containing protein, translating into MRRNTVFGQLMQLLSGHGFKQSVERYTGDRYTKSFSCWQQLIVLLYSQARGLQSLRDITISLGSQRRKWYHLGL
- a CDS encoding ROK family protein, yielding MGHQTSNKLLGAVDLGGTTISSALFSAAGDILDSRTETPTPVKLAPAELVERIADNFLATVEGNGCRIGSVSGLGIGVPSTIQYKKGLLDESPNLPTVKDYPLARKLAGRLGLPVTMEKDANCFLLGEMRHGAAVGCADCCGITLGTGLGLGVAIDGRLLRGSNDCAGEIWTAPYRDGILEDRVSGTALAEQYFRAGGNKLTGAEIHTRAADGEALAREIFAQMGEALGFGLAYLVNVLNPEIVVVGGSVARAWDFFAGPMHKTVDKYKVKRNTTKIVTSKLGNLSCLYGAIALPYLRVLED
- a CDS encoding DUF1080 domain-containing protein → MMRPLRSVVAVVCAFVIAAAAACGQSQSPEKEQEQAREWIQLFNGRDLSGWKVKLAGSELGDNFGNTFRVEDGVMKVAYDRYDSFGNRFGHIFYDRPFSNYLIRVEYRFVGEQCPAGESWAFRNSGIMVHCQSPESMRVEQNFPVSVEVQLLGGDGVNERQTANLCTPGTHVVLDGELWTQHCLNSSSKTYHGDQWVTVEVEVRGNELIRHKVDGQVVLEYTRPQLDDSDEDARRLLEGGSALMLDGGYISLQAESHPIEFRTVELMLLAE